One window from the genome of Pseudoalteromonas sp. '520P1 No. 423' encodes:
- a CDS encoding DUF3581 family protein: MLNPFYHQCEKNKITFTREQGSNFAKLIADDYNPLHDADAKKFCVPGDLLFSLVLQKYGISQKMHFTFSGMVNENVALDFPEAADEFDITDGDKVYLSVKRSGDTSSCPALTQSLTKNYVEFSGTTFPHVIIPIMGEQDVMINPSRPMVIYESMSIDLQRLDIASPELEFADPVFELNGKRGKIILRFNILEQGVVVGTGVKNMLVSGIREYCQETVDDLINFYNQRKTDLKPE; this comes from the coding sequence ATGTTAAATCCTTTTTACCATCAGTGCGAAAAAAATAAGATCACTTTTACCCGTGAACAAGGTAGTAATTTTGCTAAATTAATAGCCGATGACTATAACCCTTTACACGATGCTGATGCTAAAAAGTTTTGTGTACCAGGTGATTTACTTTTCTCATTAGTACTACAGAAGTATGGCATTAGCCAAAAAATGCATTTTACATTTTCAGGCATGGTTAATGAAAATGTCGCATTAGATTTCCCTGAAGCAGCTGATGAGTTTGATATCACAGATGGTGATAAAGTTTACTTATCAGTAAAGCGTTCGGGTGATACCTCAAGTTGCCCTGCATTAACACAGAGCTTAACTAAAAATTACGTTGAGTTCTCTGGAACGACTTTTCCTCATGTAATCATTCCAATTATGGGTGAGCAAGATGTGATGATAAATCCTTCACGTCCTATGGTTATTTATGAATCTATGTCGATAGATTTACAACGATTAGATATTGCTAGCCCTGAACTTGAATTTGCAGATCCTGTGTTTGAACTTAATGGTAAACGCGGGAAAATTATTCTGCGTTTTAATATTTTAGAGCAAGGTGTCGTGGTAGGAACTGGCGTTAAAAATATGTTGGTTTCAGGTATTCGTGAATATTGCCAAGAAACAGTAGATGACTTGATTAATTTTTATAATCAAAGAAAAACAGATCTAAAACCTGAGTAA
- a CDS encoding cold-shock protein: protein MSTTTGTVKWFNESKGFGFIEQENGPDVFAHFSAIQSDGFKTLAEGQRVSFTVTTGQKGPQAENIQAI from the coding sequence ATGTCTACTACTACTGGTACAGTAAAATGGTTTAACGAATCTAAAGGTTTTGGTTTCATCGAGCAAGAAAATGGTCCTGACGTTTTCGCTCATTTCTCTGCAATCCAAAGCGATGGTTTTAAAACTCTTGCTGAAGGCCAACGTGTATCTTTCACAGTTACTACTGGTCAGAAAGGTCCTCAAGCTGAGAACATCCAAGCTATCTAA
- a CDS encoding DUF3087 domain-containing protein codes for MTLIEVDKKRYRAHLNRVIIGCIASLTIGSLGIAQGLITLLPSDSGSHFHWNLIGVIITSLLIGSQLIKYKKHAYMYEVAYVWDLKQALNKITRKMRKVKQGVERGDVHAMQALNFFYAGSRQLWLLDDNNITQDELTIWQAELDTKAAQYNLELDTTKYDATTLSSMN; via the coding sequence ATGACATTAATTGAAGTTGATAAAAAAAGATATCGCGCACATTTAAATCGTGTGATTATCGGGTGTATTGCAAGCTTAACGATAGGTAGTTTAGGTATCGCGCAAGGTTTAATTACATTATTGCCATCTGATTCTGGTAGTCATTTCCATTGGAATCTGATTGGTGTGATTATTACAAGTTTATTAATAGGCTCGCAACTGATCAAATATAAAAAACATGCCTATATGTATGAAGTTGCTTATGTATGGGACTTAAAACAAGCGCTAAATAAAATCACTCGTAAAATGCGTAAAGTAAAACAAGGTGTTGAGCGAGGTGATGTTCATGCTATGCAAGCACTTAACTTTTTTTATGCTGGTTCTCGCCAGTTATGGTTATTAGATGATAATAATATTACCCAAGACGAGCTTACTATTTGGCAAGCTGAATTAGATACAAAGGCTGCCCAATACAATCTTGAATTAGATACCACTAAATATGATGCAACAACATTATCGTCAATGAATTAA
- a CDS encoding TIGR02808 family protein — protein MSALESMIWTVLGYLAMPTIFILGFAGVAAVSLFVLKMLGAKSIQSKV, from the coding sequence ATGAGTGCGTTAGAGTCAATGATTTGGACCGTATTAGGTTATTTAGCAATGCCAACTATATTCATTTTAGGTTTTGCTGGTGTAGCTGCAGTTTCATTGTTTGTTTTGAAAATGCTAGGTGCTAAATCAATTCAGTCTAAAGTTTAA
- a CDS encoding chaperone NapD — MAGVLVKAFPHNTQAIALKLNALPGTEVHEISDDGCMVVTVEAADKEKM; from the coding sequence ATTGCTGGAGTGCTTGTTAAAGCATTTCCTCACAATACCCAAGCAATTGCTCTAAAACTAAATGCACTTCCAGGTACTGAAGTTCATGAGATCAGTGATGATGGCTGTATGGTTGTGACAGTTGAAGCAGCAGATAAAGAAAAAATGTAG
- a CDS encoding ferredoxin-type protein NapF, with amino-acid sequence MAIDHSRREFFRAKPKAPPPLRPPYSGNEDAFLESCTQCNKCIDACETGIIKKGAVGFPEIDFNIDECTFCDLCADACEPKALNNNLHPAFNNQISIACNCLAVNKVHCMSCKDIFETEAIKFDLFKSAIPIPEIIFADCTSGGACVSICPQGSIEIKPKLT; translated from the coding sequence ATGGCAATTGATCATAGTCGTCGCGAATTTTTTAGAGCAAAACCAAAAGCTCCTCCTCCTTTAAGGCCTCCGTACAGTGGCAATGAAGATGCTTTTCTGGAATCTTGCACTCAATGTAATAAATGTATTGATGCATGTGAAACAGGCATTATAAAAAAAGGTGCTGTGGGGTTTCCTGAAATAGATTTTAATATCGATGAATGCACTTTTTGTGATTTATGCGCTGATGCATGTGAACCCAAAGCTTTAAATAATAACTTACACCCAGCTTTTAATAATCAGATATCAATCGCATGTAACTGTTTAGCAGTAAATAAAGTTCACTGTATGTCGTGCAAAGATATCTTTGAAACTGAGGCCATTAAGTTTGATTTATTTAAATCCGCAATTCCCATTCCAGAGATCATTTTTGCTGATTGCACTAGTGGTGGTGCGTGTGTTTCTATTTGCCCGCAAGGTTCAATAGAGATAAAGCCAAAACTAACTTAA
- a CDS encoding HutD family protein, whose product MNISIKTPAQFKNVPWKNGKGTTTELAINEGGTLECFDWRMSIASVAEDGLFSNFAGYTRNLTLIAGNGIDLHHYYNDVSVTHSLKSILDVSIFDGGSATSGELHKGEILDFNVIVRTNKFSVETINNVALEQVSLEAGNDYFVYCLANKTKLTHNDKVIKELALGHLMHITELTDNNVQLSGEMMIIIKLKHK is encoded by the coding sequence ATGAACATAAGTATCAAAACACCTGCACAGTTTAAAAATGTACCTTGGAAAAATGGCAAAGGCACAACAACTGAGCTAGCAATCAATGAAGGTGGTACATTAGAGTGCTTTGATTGGCGAATGAGCATTGCTAGTGTTGCTGAGGATGGTTTGTTTTCTAATTTTGCAGGTTATACTCGGAACCTGACACTTATTGCGGGTAACGGCATTGATTTACACCATTACTATAATGATGTTTCTGTTACTCACAGTTTAAAAAGCATTTTAGATGTATCTATATTTGATGGTGGTAGTGCTACATCAGGTGAGTTACATAAAGGCGAAATTTTAGATTTTAATGTAATCGTAAGAACTAATAAGTTTTCAGTGGAAACAATCAATAATGTTGCTCTAGAACAAGTTTCATTAGAAGCTGGAAATGATTATTTTGTTTATTGTTTAGCAAATAAAACCAAGCTAACTCACAATGATAAAGTGATCAAAGAGCTTGCTTTAGGTCATTTAATGCATATTACAGAGTTAACTGATAACAATGTGCAATTATCTGGTGAAATGATGATTATCATCAAACTAAAACATAAATAA